The following proteins come from a genomic window of Aquimarina sp. MAR_2010_214:
- a CDS encoding ATP-binding protein, translated as MSFSEIENVIIHTEDHLNSTIRRANGIMIIETIIDISEKFNPKQEYYLKGYSYNLLGKIHFSTKDYKEALRNYKIAELFLKELEGFSELAIDINNNIALVYINGFNKPKKALKRIKHIYEKSDNLNKNSQHILALNLADIYIKTKNYNKAYHLLEKCKKYFVNQQQHSSKLATTYSSYGEYYYHNKRYNTAIKYYELAATIAEKNQLFRQAMTIYKQYENLLVKIGKEDKAYSILKKYTKHHQTALDIEKLEAEQYKKQLIVSEEKNTIETQKAQQSKTISIFTICLLLLCLLLFCFFIYNHRKTKILGKSLALRNKQLKISKEKSDHLAAVKTKFISTVSHELRTPLYGVVGLSSILMERIKDEENHKFIKLMKFSADHLLNLINDVLQVSKMESYEIRLDKSTYDIKNLADDIKNSFEYQADKNGNTLHLNFDPNIPNLLIGDSVRLSQIFINLISNANKFTKNGNIWLNFINPMITGNEVEITFEIKDDGRGIPLDKQEIIFDKFSQANSKDHTTGTGLGLHIVKNLVGLHGGDIKIKSSPEQGSTFYFTISFEIDTINEVNNKANLNRDCISLPNTKDYNILIVEDNKINQIVTQNILKTKGYYSEIADDGLIAIEMTKEKSYDLILMDLNMPNMGGMESTKMIREFNSDVPIIALTASDTQDTIKAILNSDSGFSDFMRKPYKSEEFFRKIELNISTTISKAS; from the coding sequence ATGTCATTTTCGGAAATAGAAAATGTAATTATCCATACTGAAGATCATTTAAATTCGACAATAAGAAGAGCCAATGGCATCATGATTATTGAAACAATAATTGATATTTCTGAAAAATTTAATCCTAAACAAGAATATTATTTAAAAGGATACTCATACAATTTACTTGGTAAAATTCACTTTTCTACTAAAGATTATAAAGAAGCACTTAGAAACTATAAAATTGCAGAATTATTCTTAAAAGAACTTGAAGGATTTTCTGAACTAGCTATAGATATAAATAATAATATCGCCTTGGTATACATAAACGGATTTAATAAGCCCAAAAAAGCACTTAAAAGAATAAAACATATCTATGAAAAATCTGATAATTTAAATAAAAACTCCCAACACATTTTGGCGTTAAACTTGGCAGATATTTATATAAAAACAAAAAACTACAATAAAGCTTATCATCTATTAGAAAAATGCAAGAAGTATTTTGTTAACCAACAACAACACTCTTCAAAATTGGCCACTACATATAGCAGTTACGGTGAATATTATTATCATAACAAAAGATATAATACTGCTATAAAATATTATGAGTTAGCTGCTACCATTGCAGAAAAAAATCAATTGTTTAGGCAAGCAATGACTATTTACAAACAGTATGAAAATTTATTAGTTAAAATCGGTAAAGAGGATAAGGCATATTCAATTCTAAAAAAATATACTAAACACCATCAAACAGCACTAGACATAGAAAAATTAGAAGCCGAACAATATAAAAAGCAATTAATTGTAAGTGAAGAAAAAAACACAATAGAAACTCAAAAAGCACAGCAATCGAAGACCATATCAATTTTTACGATCTGTCTACTTCTATTATGCTTACTACTTTTTTGTTTTTTTATTTATAATCATAGAAAAACAAAAATCCTTGGAAAATCCCTTGCTTTACGAAATAAACAGTTGAAAATTTCAAAAGAAAAATCAGATCACTTAGCAGCAGTAAAAACAAAATTCATATCCACAGTTAGCCATGAACTTAGAACACCATTATATGGAGTAGTAGGACTATCATCAATTCTAATGGAACGAATTAAAGATGAAGAAAATCATAAGTTTATAAAACTAATGAAGTTTTCTGCAGATCACCTACTAAACCTTATTAATGATGTACTTCAAGTTTCTAAAATGGAATCCTATGAAATACGTCTTGACAAATCTACTTATGATATAAAAAATCTAGCAGATGATATTAAAAATTCATTCGAATATCAAGCTGATAAAAATGGTAATACTTTGCATCTTAATTTTGATCCCAATATCCCCAATTTACTCATTGGAGATTCTGTGAGGTTATCTCAGATTTTTATTAACCTCATTAGTAATGCCAATAAATTTACAAAGAATGGAAATATTTGGTTGAATTTTATAAACCCAATGATTACTGGCAATGAAGTTGAAATAACCTTTGAAATAAAAGATGACGGTAGAGGGATTCCTTTAGATAAACAAGAAATAATTTTTGACAAATTTTCTCAGGCTAATTCTAAGGATCATACTACAGGAACCGGTCTTGGATTACATATAGTAAAAAACTTAGTTGGCCTACATGGAGGAGATATCAAAATAAAAAGTTCTCCCGAACAAGGTTCTACATTTTATTTTACAATTTCTTTTGAAATTGACACCATTAATGAGGTAAACAATAAAGCTAATCTTAACAGAGATTGTATCTCCTTGCCAAATACTAAAGATTATAATATTCTAATTGTTGAGGATAATAAGATAAATCAAATCGTTACCCAAAACATTCTTAAAACGAAAGGATACTACTCTGAAATTGCTGATGATGGGCTTATAGCTATCGAAATGACAAAAGAAAAAAGCTATGACCTTATATTAATGGATCTAAACATGCCAAATATGGGTGGAATGGAATCTACCAAAATGATTAGAGAGTTTAACTCTGATGTACCTATTATAGCTTTGACTGCCTCAGATACTCAAGATACTATAAAAGCAATACTTAATTCAGATTCTGGTTTTAGTGATTTTATGAGAAAGCCATACAAAAGTGAAGAGTTTTTTCGAAAAATTGAATTAAATATTTCTACTACAATTTCAAAGGCTTCGTAA
- a CDS encoding M42 family metallopeptidase, with protein sequence MAKKSILNKKSLTFLEKYLNNPAPTGYEWEGQKIWMNYLKPYVDEFITDTYGSAVGVINPKAKYKVVIEGHADEISWYVNYITDNGLIYVIRNGGSDHQIATSKRVNIHTKKGIVQGVFGWPAIHTRKGAKEQAPTLENICIDVGCNTKEEVLKLGVHVGCVITYPDEFFILNKDKFVCRALDNRMGGFMIAEVARLLKENKKKLPFGLYITNSVQEEIGLRGAEMITHTIKPDVAIVTDVCHDTTTPMIEKKTQGETKIGDGPVISYAPAVQNRLREVLIDTAEKKKIPFQRMASSRMTGTDTDAFAYSNGGVASALISLPLRYMHTTVEMVHRKDVEHVIELIYESLLSIKEGESFSYFE encoded by the coding sequence ATGGCAAAAAAGAGCATTCTAAATAAAAAGTCCCTGACTTTTCTTGAAAAATATCTAAATAATCCAGCTCCTACAGGATACGAATGGGAAGGGCAAAAAATCTGGATGAACTACCTAAAACCGTATGTAGATGAATTTATAACCGATACCTATGGTTCTGCAGTGGGGGTTATTAATCCTAAGGCAAAATATAAAGTTGTTATCGAGGGACATGCCGATGAAATCTCGTGGTATGTAAACTATATTACTGATAACGGACTTATTTATGTGATTAGAAATGGAGGAAGTGATCACCAGATTGCAACGTCTAAGCGTGTAAATATCCACACCAAAAAAGGTATTGTACAAGGTGTTTTTGGATGGCCGGCTATACACACCAGAAAAGGTGCTAAAGAGCAAGCCCCTACTCTAGAAAATATATGTATCGATGTAGGATGTAATACCAAAGAAGAGGTATTAAAACTAGGGGTACATGTAGGTTGCGTGATTACTTACCCAGATGAGTTTTTTATTCTGAATAAAGATAAGTTTGTGTGTCGCGCTCTAGATAACCGTATGGGAGGTTTTATGATTGCCGAAGTAGCTCGTTTACTGAAAGAAAACAAAAAGAAACTACCGTTTGGTCTATATATCACAAATTCTGTACAGGAAGAGATTGGTCTAAGAGGTGCAGAGATGATCACACATACGATTAAACCCGATGTAGCTATTGTGACCGATGTTTGCCATGATACCACTACCCCGATGATTGAAAAGAAAACGCAGGGAGAAACCAAAATTGGTGATGGCCCTGTTATTTCTTACGCTCCTGCGGTTCAGAATAGATTGAGAGAAGTATTGATTGATACTGCCGAAAAGAAAAAGATTCCGTTTCAGCGTATGGCATCTAGTAGAATGACAGGAACAGATACCGATGCATTTGCTTATAGCAATGGTGGTGTTGCTTCTGCATTAATCTCTTTACCGTTGCGTTATATGCACACCACTGTAGAAATGGTACACAGAAAAGATGTAGAACATGTTATTGAATTGATCTATGAAAGTCTACTTTCTATAAAAGAAGGAGAGTCTTTTAGTTATTTTGAATAG
- a CDS encoding DUF4294 domain-containing protein: MLTSLVNAQKRDQKPMDTTKVDTTGYVQYYIIEGDTIPHEAIDLDEVIILGRLNFKDKLARRRYLILRRKTRKVYPYAKLAADRLMTLNERLEDIDSKRKKRKYIKMLQKYMEEEFTKELKKLTRTEGQILVKLIHRQTSKTMFELVKEYRSGWRAFWYNNTAKLFSISLKEEYDPINVEEDYWIEDILQRSFQSNILKEQKTALDFSFYDLRNKWSGKAKTTSEKK; encoded by the coding sequence ATGCTCACTTCTTTGGTAAATGCCCAAAAAAGAGATCAAAAACCTATGGATACGACTAAGGTAGATACCACTGGTTATGTACAGTATTATATTATAGAGGGAGATACAATCCCGCATGAAGCTATTGATCTCGATGAAGTGATTATTTTAGGGAGGTTAAATTTTAAAGACAAGCTAGCAAGAAGAAGGTATCTTATCCTAAGACGTAAGACTAGAAAAGTATATCCCTATGCAAAACTGGCAGCAGATAGATTAATGACGCTTAATGAACGATTAGAAGATATTGACTCTAAGAGAAAAAAGAGGAAATATATAAAAATGTTGCAGAAGTACATGGAAGAAGAGTTTACCAAAGAATTAAAAAAACTTACCCGTACAGAAGGACAGATACTAGTCAAATTGATTCATCGTCAAACCAGTAAAACAATGTTCGAACTGGTAAAAGAGTACAGGAGTGGGTGGAGAGCTTTTTGGTATAACAATACCGCTAAGCTTTTTAGTATTTCATTAAAAGAGGAGTATGACCCTATAAATGTAGAAGAAGATTATTGGATAGAGGATATCTTACAGCGAAGTTTTCAGTCAAATATATTAAAAGAACAAAAAACGGCTTTGGATTTTAGTTTTTATGATCTAAGAAATAAATGGTCTGGTAAAGCCAAAACAACTTCGGAAAAAAAATAA